A genomic region of Candidatus Bathyarchaeia archaeon contains the following coding sequences:
- a CDS encoding ECF transporter S component has protein sequence MSLKSAADLTRRLSITGIFTALVCIATISFTVYVPSTKGYFNIGETMVYTSALLFGPYVGAVAGGVGSMLADVFLGYYYYAPATLVIKAFEGFLVGFLSRKGRVFVRSYTKREWRIFTIEMGILVGTLISLIGYLYYSGLVELYSGIVSTENPASTFFIPVEFWFGIGVLTVALIAVLSLISESEFSLAIVSCIFGGLLMVFGYFLYEQLFLGVFAFAEVPINIGQMTVGVIVAAPIVRIVKQALPQLKS, from the coding sequence ATGTCCCTAAAGTCTGCCGCAGACTTGACAAGACGGTTAAGCATTACTGGCATTTTTACAGCCCTTGTCTGTATAGCGACAATAAGTTTCACTGTTTATGTACCCAGCACCAAAGGCTATTTTAACATAGGGGAAACAATGGTTTACACATCAGCCTTGCTTTTCGGCCCCTACGTAGGAGCCGTTGCTGGTGGTGTTGGTTCTATGCTTGCAGATGTTTTCCTCGGTTATTATTATTATGCACCTGCAACTTTGGTGATTAAAGCCTTTGAAGGTTTTCTCGTCGGTTTCCTCAGCCGAAAAGGGCGAGTTTTTGTTAGGTCTTACACCAAACGTGAATGGAGAATTTTCACGATTGAAATGGGGATACTCGTAGGAACACTTATCAGCCTTATTGGTTATCTCTATTACAGCGGTCTTGTTGAATTATACTCTGGCATAGTTTCCACAGAAAATCCGGCATCAACATTTTTCATTCCAGTTGAGTTTTGGTTTGGAATAGGCGTCCTCACAGTTGCCCTAATAGCAGTTTTATCCTTAATATCTGAATCCGAATTCAGTTTAGCGATAGTTTCATGCATCTTTGGAGGGTTGTTGATGGTTTTTGGTTACTTCCTCTACGAGCAACTTTTCCTCGGAGTGTTTGCCTTCGCCGAAGTCCCCATAAACATTGGGCAAATGACTGTTGGCGTAATTGTTGCAGCTCCCATTGTTCGAATTGTAAAGCAAGCCTTGCCACAACTTAAAAGCTAA